The Pseudomonas fluorescens genome segment TTGCTCATGCTGTTTCTGGTGACCACGATCAACTACGCCGACCGCGCCACTATCGCGATCGCCGGTTCCAGTTTGCAAAAAGACCTCGGCATCGACGCGGTCACCCTCGGCTACATCTTCTCTGCTTTCGGTTGGGCCTACGTGGCCGGGCAAATTCCCGGCGGCTGGCTGCTCGATCGCTTCGGCTCGAAAAAAGTCTATGCCCTGAGCATCTTCACCTGGTCGCTGTTCACCGTGCTGCAAGGCTTCGTCGGTGAGTTCGGCATGTCCACGGCCATCGTCGCGCTGTTCATGCTGCGCTTTCTGGTCGGTCTGGCCGAGGCGCCATCGTTCCCCGGCAACGCACGCATTGTGGCGGCCTGGTTCCCGACTGCCGAACGCGGTACCGCTTCGGCGATTTTCAACTCGGCGCAATACTTTGCCACCGTGCTGTTCGCTCCGCTGATGGGCTGGATCGTCTATGCCTTTGGCTGGGAACACGTGTTCATTGTCATGGGCGTGTTCGGCATCCTGTTCTCGCTGATCTGGCTGAAGGTTATCCACAGCCCGCGCCAGCACCCGATGGCCAACGAAGCGGAAGTGAAGTTCATCGCCGACAACGGCGGTATGGTCGACATGGACCAGAAGCAAGGCAAAAAGGCTGACGGCCCGAAGTGGGATTACATCCGTCAGTTGCTGACCAACCGCATGATGCTCGGCGTGTATCTGGGCCAGTACTGCATCAACGGTATCACCTATTTCTTCCTGACCTGGTTCCCGGTGTACCTGGTGCAGGAGCGCGGCATGACCATCCTCAAGGCCGGTTTCATCGCCTCGTTGCCGGCGATCTGCGGCTTTATCGGCGGTGTCCTCGGCGGGGTGATTTCCGATTACCTGCTGCGCAAGGGGCATTCGCTGACCTTCGCCCGCAAGGCGCCGATCATTGCCGGTCTGTTGGTCTCCAGCAGCATCGTGGCCTGCAACTATGTCGACGTTGAATGGATGGTGGTGGGCTTCATGGCCCTGGCCTTCTTCGGCAAAGGCGTGGGCGCGCTGGGTTGGGCGGTGGTGTCCGACACCTCGCCGAAACAGATCGCCGGTCTCAGTGGCGGCCTGTTCAACACCTTCGGCAATATCGCCTCGATCACCACGCCAATCGTCATCGGCTACATCATCAGCTCCACCGGCTCGTTCAAATGGGCGCTGGTGTTCGTTGGCGCCAATGCGCTGGTGGCGGTGTTCAGCTACCTGGTGATCGTCGGCCCGATCAAGCGTGTGGTCCTGAAAGAACCGCCAACCAACGGTGGTTCCGAAGCCACCGGTAAATTGTCTCAAGCGCATTCCTGAGGAGCGGCGCCATGCAGTTGATTGAACATTCCGACTCGCCGCGCTACATCCGCCTGCACGAGCGGGACAACGTAGTGGTTGTGGTCAATGACCAGGGCGTGCCGGCCGGCACCGCATTTGCCGATGGCCTGGTGACGGTGGATTTTGTGCCGCAGAGTCACAAGGTCAGCCTCGTGGACATCCCCGAGGGTGGCACGGTGATTCGCTACGGCCAGATCATTGGCT includes the following:
- a CDS encoding MFS transporter, whose protein sequence is MQSSKPTHVRYLILLMLFLVTTINYADRATIAIAGSSLQKDLGIDAVTLGYIFSAFGWAYVAGQIPGGWLLDRFGSKKVYALSIFTWSLFTVLQGFVGEFGMSTAIVALFMLRFLVGLAEAPSFPGNARIVAAWFPTAERGTASAIFNSAQYFATVLFAPLMGWIVYAFGWEHVFIVMGVFGILFSLIWLKVIHSPRQHPMANEAEVKFIADNGGMVDMDQKQGKKADGPKWDYIRQLLTNRMMLGVYLGQYCINGITYFFLTWFPVYLVQERGMTILKAGFIASLPAICGFIGGVLGGVISDYLLRKGHSLTFARKAPIIAGLLVSSSIVACNYVDVEWMVVGFMALAFFGKGVGALGWAVVSDTSPKQIAGLSGGLFNTFGNIASITTPIVIGYIISSTGSFKWALVFVGANALVAVFSYLVIVGPIKRVVLKEPPTNGGSEATGKLSQAHS